A single genomic interval of Actinomycetota bacterium harbors:
- a CDS encoding histidine phosphatase family protein, which yields MARLRQGGHVIFIRHAATEATQDDPRPNLADPRTQRNLSDVGRNQARQLGRAIRRLRIPVGTVLASPYARTRETAELAFGRDRVRVTRDLLNEAFPGTDDEDLARRLMRLLAMRPPAGQNAVLVSHGFNLQGATGLSVAEGESAVFAPGGADRSRLVARITAQEWQSLASG from the coding sequence TCTTCATCCGCCACGCGGCGACCGAGGCAACCCAGGACGACCCTCGGCCCAACCTGGCCGACCCACGCACGCAGCGGAATCTCTCCGATGTCGGACGCAACCAGGCCCGGCAGCTCGGCCGGGCGATCCGCCGCCTCCGGATTCCGGTGGGCACGGTGCTGGCCAGCCCCTACGCGCGGACCCGGGAGACCGCCGAGCTGGCCTTCGGCCGGGATCGCGTGCGCGTGACACGAGACCTCCTGAACGAGGCATTCCCCGGCACCGACGACGAGGACCTGGCCCGCCGGCTGATGCGCCTGTTGGCGATGCGACCACCGGCCGGGCAGAACGCGGTGCTCGTCTCCCACGGCTTCAACCTCCAGGGAGCGACGGGACTCTCGGTCGCGGAGGGCGAGTCGGCGGTCTTCGCACCCGGCGGCGCGGACCGCTCCAGGCTGGTCGCGAGGATCACCGCCCAGGAATGGCAGAGCCTGGCGTCGGGCTGA